A window from Armatimonas rosea encodes these proteins:
- a CDS encoding adenylosuccinate synthetase, with translation MVTDLLFGDSGKGTMVDWATRELAASGRLPLIVRHSGGAQAAHAVLTPDGRAHTFQQLGSGSFVPGVRTYLSEHMLVNPLTLFWESELLRAVGVTDALSRLILHPDALVTTPWHMAANRYREQRRGAGRHGSCGLGIGETQAEALAVPDDALRVRDLLNPRTLPERLNRHRARKHAECPGLVMEAEDEEAEAWIALCQGLLGSATVADPGFLLRHLRNPAAATVFEGAQGVLLDEWRGFHPYTTWSTVTTENAYRLLEGSGAQVVSLGVIRGYATRHGAGPFPTEDAALTTTLPDDTNPENPWQGALRVGWPDLELLRYSLRVAGRVECLAVTCLDRMEAAGAEWKVGDGYENLTLSPGPWQDLGYQESLTESLRSARPLYKTWAGSAEAHAVALAAALERPLAVTSWGKTASDKRGVARALPWPCHWQT, from the coding sequence ATTGTCACGGACCTCCTCTTTGGTGACAGTGGGAAAGGGACCATGGTCGACTGGGCGACCCGGGAGCTTGCCGCTTCCGGGCGCCTCCCCCTGATTGTCCGCCACAGCGGCGGCGCACAGGCGGCCCATGCCGTCCTGACCCCTGATGGCAGAGCGCACACCTTCCAGCAGCTTGGCTCGGGGAGCTTTGTCCCAGGCGTGCGAACCTACCTCTCGGAGCACATGCTGGTCAATCCGCTCACGCTGTTTTGGGAGAGCGAGCTGCTGAGAGCCGTGGGGGTTACGGACGCTCTAAGCCGCCTGATCCTGCACCCAGATGCGTTGGTGACGACACCCTGGCACATGGCCGCCAACCGCTACAGAGAGCAGCGGCGCGGGGCTGGTCGGCATGGCTCCTGCGGGCTGGGGATTGGGGAGACCCAGGCAGAAGCGCTCGCTGTCCCCGACGATGCCCTGCGGGTGCGGGACCTACTCAACCCCAGGACTCTCCCGGAGCGCCTGAACCGGCACCGTGCCCGCAAGCATGCCGAGTGTCCCGGCTTAGTCATGGAGGCGGAGGACGAAGAGGCGGAGGCGTGGATCGCGCTCTGCCAGGGGCTCCTGGGCAGTGCGACCGTGGCCGATCCTGGCTTTCTCCTGCGGCACCTGCGCAACCCGGCGGCGGCGACGGTCTTTGAAGGGGCGCAGGGGGTCCTGCTCGACGAGTGGCGCGGGTTTCATCCCTACACCACCTGGTCGACTGTCACGACAGAGAATGCCTACCGCTTGCTCGAAGGAAGTGGGGCGCAGGTCGTATCGCTGGGGGTGATCCGCGGCTACGCGACACGCCACGGTGCCGGGCCGTTTCCTACCGAAGATGCGGCGCTGACCACTACCCTCCCCGACGATACCAACCCGGAGAATCCGTGGCAGGGGGCACTGCGGGTCGGGTGGCCCGATCTGGAGCTCCTGCGCTATAGCCTCAGGGTCGCGGGGCGCGTGGAATGCCTGGCGGTGACCTGTCTCGATCGCATGGAGGCAGCGGGTGCGGAATGGAAGGTGGGGGATGGCTACGAGAATCTGACGCTGAGTCCTGGCCCGTGGCAGGATCTTGGCTACCAGGAATCGCTGACGGAGTCGCTTCGGAGCGCCCGCCCACTCTATAAAACCTGGGCCGGCTCGGCGGAGGCACATGCAGTGGCGCTCGCGGCGGCGCTGGAGAGGCCACTCGCCGTCACCTCGTGGGGGAAGACGGCGAGCGACAAGCGTGGCGTGGCTAGAGCTCTACCTTGGCCTTGCCATTGGCAAACGTGA
- a CDS encoding serine/threonine-protein kinase codes for MRENLETLKFHLEQVTCPEQVFGRLEGYSATTLRQALSEVFRSLAKNCHPDRVPESDQALAAEVFRLLNSWRGQAERKLELETYGDQKPLFEPQELFLGDELLTLTGIHAAGLVSTVYEAHFTAAVPGQRVFAKVCREPADNDLLEREFQALRVLHTPHRDPVVEREFYAKQRAYVPVSYAHFTVAGLAGGRQAVNLLSVPEGRCFTAQQLRDEKFQVGVEPRQVWWILRRLFLTLWLAHLKGYAHGAVTPDHLLIYPEAHGIVLLDWTCASRLGHEPVPVYDASWKGFAPPELLSRAPASTSSDLFQAAKTALYLLGDYATTLDAPLQRFLEQCTLPDPTRRLSDAERAHESLGTLLGNRRFAEFIVP; via the coding sequence ATGCGAGAAAACCTGGAGACACTTAAGTTCCACCTGGAGCAGGTCACGTGCCCGGAGCAAGTCTTTGGCCGGCTTGAGGGCTACAGCGCCACGACCCTACGCCAGGCGCTCTCGGAGGTCTTTCGATCCCTGGCCAAGAACTGCCACCCGGATCGCGTCCCTGAGAGCGACCAGGCCCTGGCAGCGGAGGTCTTTCGCTTGCTCAACTCCTGGCGCGGGCAGGCGGAGCGCAAGCTGGAGCTGGAGACCTACGGCGACCAGAAGCCGCTGTTCGAGCCGCAGGAGCTCTTCCTGGGCGATGAGCTCCTCACGCTCACGGGAATCCACGCGGCAGGGCTGGTGAGCACGGTCTACGAGGCGCACTTCACCGCCGCCGTGCCGGGGCAGCGCGTCTTTGCCAAGGTCTGTCGTGAGCCAGCGGACAACGACCTGCTGGAGCGTGAGTTCCAGGCGCTACGGGTGCTCCACACGCCCCACCGGGACCCTGTTGTCGAGCGGGAGTTCTACGCCAAGCAGCGCGCCTATGTCCCCGTCTCCTACGCCCACTTCACGGTTGCCGGGCTTGCGGGGGGGCGTCAAGCGGTGAATCTCCTCTCGGTTCCTGAGGGACGCTGCTTCACCGCGCAGCAGCTTCGCGATGAGAAATTCCAGGTGGGGGTCGAGCCAAGGCAGGTCTGGTGGATCCTGCGGCGGCTGTTTCTGACCCTCTGGCTCGCGCATCTCAAGGGCTACGCCCACGGCGCGGTCACTCCCGATCACCTCCTGATCTACCCCGAGGCACACGGGATTGTACTCCTCGACTGGACCTGCGCGAGCCGCCTCGGGCACGAGCCGGTTCCCGTCTACGATGCATCCTGGAAAGGGTTCGCACCGCCGGAGCTCCTCAGTCGCGCCCCTGCCAGCACCAGCAGTGATCTCTTTCAAGCGGCCAAGACCGCACTCTATCTCCTGGGAGATTATGCAACGACCCTCGATGCGCCCCTGCAGCGCTTCCTGGAGCAGTGCACCCTCCCCGACCCAACGCGGCGCCTCTCCGACGCCGAACGAGCCCACGAGAGCCTCGGTACTCTCCTGGGGAATCGTCGTTTTGCCGAGTTTATCGTTCCTTAG
- a CDS encoding DUF4291 domain-containing protein, with amino-acid sequence MPELYAIRATYDKETITVYQAYNDTIADAALAAQTFVAPFSFQRMTWIKPSFLWLMERSNWGQKSGQERILAIRIKRAGWEEALALGVLTHPEPALWPNPDSWRTAFAAAKVHVQWDPERSLRGAALPYFSIQVGLSRNLIQRYTDDWIVGIDDKTPLVRKLHKLIQAGSAAAALKLLPRERVYEPRVSEDGSRHRY; translated from the coding sequence ATGCCCGAGCTCTATGCGATCCGCGCCACCTACGACAAAGAGACCATCACGGTCTACCAGGCCTACAACGACACCATCGCCGATGCGGCTCTAGCGGCCCAGACCTTTGTCGCGCCGTTCTCGTTCCAGCGCATGACCTGGATCAAGCCGTCGTTCTTGTGGCTCATGGAGCGGAGCAACTGGGGCCAGAAGTCGGGGCAGGAGCGCATCCTCGCGATCCGCATCAAGCGCGCCGGCTGGGAAGAAGCCCTCGCGCTGGGCGTCCTCACCCACCCCGAGCCCGCGCTCTGGCCCAACCCGGACAGCTGGCGCACCGCCTTTGCAGCCGCGAAGGTTCATGTCCAGTGGGACCCGGAGCGCAGCCTGCGCGGCGCTGCCCTGCCCTACTTCTCCATCCAAGTCGGCCTCAGCCGAAACCTAATCCAGCGCTACACCGACGACTGGATCGTGGGAATTGACGACAAAACCCCGCTCGTGCGCAAGCTCCACAAGCTAATCCAAGCGGGCAGCGCCGCTGCTGCCCTCAAGCTCCTGCCTCGCGAACGGGTCTACGAACCTAGAGTGTCCGAAGATGGAAGCCGCCATCGATATTGA
- a CDS encoding 3-ketoacyl-ACP reductase — MNNRQVALVTGAGRGIGRGIAIELGKLGWFVVVNYAGNAAAADECVALVREAGGEAIAVRADVSVAEDRDRLVNATLGVADRIDLLVNNAGVAPSVRADVLEASEESFDRLMSINLKGPYFLTQRVAKEMIGRGTGGQIITVSSISAFTASVNRGDYCISKAGLGMTTALWAARLAEYGIRVYELRPGVIATDMTAGVKEKYDSAIAGGAWPIRRWGLPEDIGRAVAAIARGDFPFSTGEVINIDGGFHLRTL, encoded by the coding sequence GTGAATAATCGACAAGTGGCGCTGGTGACCGGCGCGGGGCGTGGGATTGGGCGCGGGATCGCCATTGAGCTGGGTAAGCTCGGGTGGTTCGTGGTGGTGAACTACGCCGGCAACGCCGCAGCCGCCGACGAGTGCGTCGCGCTGGTGCGGGAGGCTGGAGGCGAGGCGATTGCGGTGCGCGCCGATGTTTCGGTAGCGGAAGATCGCGACCGGCTTGTGAACGCGACTCTGGGCGTGGCGGATCGGATCGACTTGCTGGTCAACAACGCGGGGGTCGCGCCGAGCGTCCGTGCCGATGTACTGGAGGCGAGCGAGGAGAGCTTCGACAGGCTGATGAGCATCAACCTCAAGGGGCCGTACTTTCTGACGCAGCGTGTCGCCAAGGAGATGATCGGACGTGGTACGGGTGGCCAGATCATCACGGTCTCGTCGATCTCTGCGTTTACGGCATCGGTGAACCGGGGGGACTACTGCATCTCCAAGGCGGGGCTGGGAATGACCACCGCGCTCTGGGCGGCGCGGCTGGCGGAGTACGGGATTCGGGTCTATGAGCTGCGGCCCGGCGTGATCGCCACCGACATGACGGCGGGCGTGAAAGAAAAGTACGACAGCGCGATTGCGGGCGGCGCGTGGCCGATTCGCCGCTGGGGCCTCCCCGAGGACATCGGGCGCGCGGTCGCCGCCATCGCCCGCGGGGACTTTCCCTTCTCAACGGGAGAAGTTATCAATATCGATGGCGGCTTCCATCTTCGGACACTCTAG
- a CDS encoding HEAT repeat domain-containing protein yields the protein MVKNWIERCRHWNPFISVRALEAARSAVRRARQRASDDDLSPLVALLDFPDEWIVGEAARGISKLGGEEAVGALITHLENPEPLNVAKVAWALGRLRAPEAVEVLRKHARRGVPDAVRSLGLIGDNAAVPTLVALLESGLVVGKDSPLLKEIFQALRRLPDIRALPVLTRYWTIYGEIAKQRYDVWGQKDAEELVLVLGEVGDECVLAELERIHSEFV from the coding sequence ATGGTCAAGAATTGGATCGAGCGCTGTCGTCACTGGAACCCGTTTATTTCTGTGCGTGCACTTGAGGCTGCACGAAGTGCGGTTCGTCGTGCCCGTCAACGGGCAAGCGATGACGACTTAAGTCCATTGGTTGCACTTTTGGATTTCCCCGATGAGTGGATTGTCGGAGAGGCGGCACGCGGGATCTCCAAATTAGGTGGAGAAGAAGCGGTTGGTGCTCTCATAACCCACCTCGAAAATCCCGAACCACTCAATGTGGCAAAGGTGGCATGGGCGTTGGGACGCCTTCGAGCACCAGAGGCGGTCGAAGTGCTGCGTAAACATGCACGGCGTGGTGTGCCCGATGCTGTCCGATCTCTTGGGCTAATTGGGGACAACGCAGCCGTTCCCACGCTTGTTGCTCTTTTAGAGAGTGGACTTGTTGTCGGCAAAGACTCGCCACTCTTGAAGGAGATTTTTCAGGCACTTCGCCGACTACCAGATATTCGGGCACTTCCTGTGCTTACGCGGTATTGGACGATCTACGGCGAGATTGCCAAGCAACGATATGATGTCTGGGGGCAAAAGGATGCCGAGGAATTGGTGCTGGTTCTAGGCGAAGTTGGTGACGAGTGTGTTCTGGCAGAACTGGAACGGATTCATAGTGAATTTGTATAG
- a CDS encoding glycoside hydrolase family 88 protein — protein MNATLESAFAFAQAQVRALIAAYPADYYPMYTVHGKFGQDTKRWTHWCDGFYPGMMFLFAEATGESFWLDEAVKRSTPLEPRQYDRAVHDLGFLFFSTHLRWLELGGPEAHINALLDQAGKTMAMRFMEKGQYLRSFVEPASLFIDIMMNVGTIFQAGLRLSDEHLLAVAHRHCETTRRTIVRGDGSTSHEALFDLTSGECLRQSTHQGWRGDSCWARGLAWSLYGFTRTYQQTGRALYLQTAMANADYLLTQLPGGGVTTWDFDAPNQDIDSSGSAIAASGLLDLAAVCPDPVKGAAYRAWAIRSLELCCEQYLGDKTPGFEGILNGSIYHIHKNIGVHEACLFSEYFFVEALWKAIRPSAKPIPAVVTPYPEDSLPAQFKTWVDGPTEEDVASPVDGATK, from the coding sequence GTGAACGCAACCCTTGAGAGCGCCTTTGCCTTTGCACAGGCCCAGGTGAGAGCCCTGATCGCGGCGTATCCCGCCGACTACTACCCGATGTACACCGTCCATGGCAAGTTTGGCCAGGACACGAAGCGCTGGACGCACTGGTGCGACGGCTTCTACCCGGGCATGATGTTCCTCTTTGCCGAGGCCACGGGCGAGAGCTTCTGGCTCGACGAAGCCGTGAAGCGCAGCACGCCGCTAGAGCCGCGCCAGTACGACCGCGCGGTCCACGACCTGGGCTTTCTCTTCTTCTCCACGCACCTGCGCTGGCTGGAGCTCGGTGGCCCCGAGGCGCATATCAACGCGCTCCTCGACCAAGCCGGCAAGACCATGGCGATGCGCTTCATGGAGAAGGGCCAGTACCTGCGCAGCTTTGTCGAGCCCGCGAGCCTGTTTATCGACATCATGATGAATGTCGGGACGATCTTCCAGGCCGGCCTTCGCCTCTCCGACGAGCACCTCCTGGCTGTGGCGCACCGCCACTGCGAGACCACGCGCCGGACGATTGTCCGCGGCGATGGCTCGACTAGCCACGAGGCGCTCTTTGACCTGACCTCCGGCGAGTGCCTGCGCCAGAGCACCCACCAAGGCTGGCGCGGCGACTCCTGCTGGGCGCGTGGCCTGGCGTGGTCGCTCTACGGCTTCACCCGCACCTACCAGCAGACAGGCCGCGCGCTCTACCTGCAGACCGCCATGGCCAACGCGGACTACCTCCTGACTCAGCTCCCCGGCGGCGGTGTCACGACCTGGGACTTCGACGCCCCCAACCAGGACATAGACTCGTCGGGGAGCGCCATCGCCGCCTCGGGCCTTCTCGACCTCGCTGCCGTCTGCCCCGATCCCGTGAAGGGGGCCGCCTACCGCGCCTGGGCGATTCGTAGCCTGGAGCTCTGCTGCGAGCAGTATCTCGGGGATAAGACACCGGGCTTTGAGGGAATTCTCAACGGCTCGATCTACCACATCCACAAGAACATTGGTGTCCACGAAGCGTGTCTCTTCAGCGAGTACTTCTTTGTCGAGGCCCTCTGGAAAGCCATCCGGCCCAGCGCGAAACCCATACCCGCTGTCGTCACCCCGTACCCTGAGGACTCGCTCCCGGCGCAGTTCAAGACCTGGGTGGATGGCCCCACCGAGGAAGATGTCGCCTCGCCGGTGGATGGAGCTACGAAATAG
- a CDS encoding dihydrodipicolinate synthase family protein: MRGLAIPAQPLALTANRKLDERRQRALTRYYLAAGAGGLAVGVHTTQFAIRDPKVGLFEPVLALAKEEMDRAGREVTRIGGVCGETKQAVAEASLLKSLGYDAGLLSLAALKNADDETLLSHCRAVGEVIPLVGFYLQPAVGGRVLPYAFWRRFFEIESVVAVKIAPFNRYQTLDVVRALVATGRDDVALYTGNDDAIVADLVTPYFGRRIVGGLLGHWACWTKNAVALLKTCQAVTDTVPAALLETGIAETDRNAAIFDAAHGFHGCIAGIHYVLQQQGLLEGTWCLDENEGLSPGQREEIDRVRAAYPHLAQPDDDFIAEHLDTWLR, encoded by the coding sequence TTGCGTGGCCTCGCCATTCCCGCACAGCCGCTGGCGCTGACCGCAAACCGCAAGCTCGACGAGCGTCGGCAGCGGGCGCTGACACGCTACTACCTGGCGGCGGGAGCCGGGGGGCTTGCGGTCGGGGTGCATACGACGCAGTTCGCGATCCGAGACCCAAAGGTGGGGCTATTTGAGCCCGTCCTTGCCCTCGCCAAAGAAGAAATGGACCGGGCGGGGCGTGAAGTCACTCGGATCGGTGGGGTCTGTGGCGAGACCAAGCAAGCTGTCGCTGAGGCGAGCCTGCTCAAGTCGCTGGGCTACGATGCGGGGCTGCTCTCGCTGGCGGCGCTCAAAAACGCCGATGACGAGACGCTTCTCTCGCATTGCCGCGCGGTGGGGGAGGTCATCCCACTTGTCGGCTTCTATCTCCAGCCCGCGGTCGGCGGGCGCGTCTTGCCCTACGCCTTCTGGCGGCGCTTCTTTGAGATCGAGAGCGTGGTCGCCGTGAAGATCGCGCCCTTCAACCGCTACCAGACCCTCGATGTGGTGCGCGCCCTGGTGGCGACCGGCCGCGACGATGTCGCGCTTTACACGGGCAACGACGATGCGATTGTGGCGGACTTGGTGACGCCCTACTTCGGTCGCCGGATTGTCGGGGGGCTCCTCGGGCACTGGGCCTGCTGGACAAAAAATGCGGTCGCGCTTCTGAAAACCTGCCAAGCGGTCACGGATACTGTCCCCGCCGCCCTTCTCGAGACCGGGATCGCCGAGACCGATCGGAACGCCGCGATCTTCGATGCCGCCCACGGCTTCCACGGTTGCATCGCGGGGATTCACTATGTCTTGCAGCAGCAGGGCTTGCTGGAGGGCACCTGGTGCCTTGATGAAAACGAGGGGCTCTCGCCCGGTCAGCGCGAGGAAATAGACCGGGTCCGCGCCGCCTACCCGCACCTCGCCCAGCCCGACGATGACTTTATCGCGGAACACCTCGACACCTGGTTGCGGTAG
- a CDS encoding NAD-dependent epimerase/dehydratase family protein, with product MTIDELEERLSEPTPAVVAALDALDGDFLILGAAGKMGPTLARMAKRAVGKKRRVIAVSRFSDPATRAALELAEVETIGADLLDVDALLALPDVENIVFMAGMKFGATGNEPLTWAMNSFLPGLVCQRFTTSRIAAFSTGNVYPLTPLHQGGSVEADAPGPVGEYAQSCLGRERIFEYFANTYETPVSLLRLNYAVELRYGVLCDLARKVWEGTPISVAMAAVNVVWQGDANAWALQSLAHASSPAAIFNLAGPEQLSVRRLATQLGKLLGKEPHFEGEEAPLALLSNGQKAHRVFGYPTVPIEQVLEWTAAWIKNGGPTLGKPTKFEVRDGKF from the coding sequence ATGACTATAGACGAACTTGAGGAGCGCCTGTCAGAGCCGACGCCGGCGGTGGTGGCGGCGCTGGATGCCCTCGACGGTGACTTTCTGATTCTTGGGGCGGCGGGGAAGATGGGGCCGACCCTGGCACGAATGGCCAAGCGTGCGGTGGGCAAGAAGCGCCGCGTGATCGCCGTGAGCCGCTTCTCCGACCCCGCCACACGCGCCGCGCTTGAGCTAGCTGAGGTGGAGACTATCGGCGCGGACCTGCTGGATGTCGATGCCCTGCTCGCGCTCCCCGATGTGGAGAACATTGTCTTCATGGCGGGGATGAAGTTCGGCGCAACCGGCAACGAGCCCCTGACCTGGGCGATGAATAGCTTCCTGCCCGGTCTGGTCTGCCAGCGCTTCACCACGAGCCGGATCGCCGCGTTCTCGACCGGCAATGTCTATCCCCTGACCCCGCTCCACCAGGGTGGCAGTGTCGAGGCCGACGCGCCGGGGCCGGTGGGGGAGTACGCCCAGAGTTGCCTGGGCCGCGAGCGGATTTTTGAGTACTTTGCCAATACCTACGAGACCCCGGTCTCCCTCCTACGCCTCAACTACGCGGTCGAGCTGCGCTACGGTGTCCTGTGCGATCTCGCCCGCAAGGTCTGGGAGGGGACTCCGATCTCCGTGGCGATGGCCGCCGTCAATGTGGTCTGGCAGGGCGATGCTAATGCGTGGGCGCTCCAGAGCCTCGCCCACGCATCATCGCCTGCGGCCATCTTCAACCTCGCTGGCCCGGAGCAGCTCTCCGTGCGCCGGCTTGCCACCCAGCTCGGGAAGCTCCTCGGGAAAGAGCCGCACTTCGAGGGAGAGGAAGCGCCGCTGGCCCTGCTCTCCAACGGCCAGAAAGCCCACCGCGTCTTTGGCTACCCGACCGTCCCTATCGAGCAGGTTCTCGAGTGGACCGCGGCGTGGATCAAGAACGGCGGCCCCACTCTAGGCAAGCCCACGAAATTCGAGGTGCGCGATGGAAAGTTTTGA
- a CDS encoding DinB family protein: protein MLEHYSTGLELAYFELGEAFKGLADAHVWKRPAEGILSVGELAGHIANGEASRFAGEGVLTSPLIDPRFWYYPRTLATPPSEEQRALTAAEVYAELVRVHTEAVEHLKARNLDLASAAPENSPGRTYAEVLGYMVFHVAYHTGQIYTVRHLLGEETPDN, encoded by the coding sequence GTGCTTGAGCACTATTCGACGGGGCTGGAGCTGGCCTATTTTGAGCTCGGGGAGGCGTTCAAGGGGCTCGCCGATGCCCATGTCTGGAAGCGGCCTGCAGAGGGGATTCTCTCGGTGGGGGAGCTGGCGGGGCATATCGCCAACGGGGAGGCCAGTCGGTTTGCCGGCGAGGGCGTGCTGACCAGCCCGCTGATCGACCCGCGCTTCTGGTACTACCCGCGCACCCTGGCGACACCGCCCTCGGAGGAGCAGCGCGCGCTGACCGCCGCGGAGGTCTACGCGGAGCTGGTTCGGGTTCATACGGAGGCAGTGGAGCACCTCAAGGCACGCAACCTGGACCTGGCGAGTGCGGCTCCCGAAAACTCGCCGGGACGAACCTACGCCGAGGTCCTTGGGTACATGGTCTTCCATGTGGCCTATCACACAGGGCAGATCTACACGGTCCGGCACCTCCTGGGCGAGGAGACCCCCGACAACTGA
- a CDS encoding VOC family protein, producing MSRVIHFELPAENPERAMAFYSQVFGWQFQKWEGPMDYWLVTTGPAEAFGINGGLAAQQPEMPKAPINVIDVVAIDDAIAAVKAAGGTITMEKHEIPGVGWLAYFTDTEGIVSGLMQPLQGQEATGA from the coding sequence ATGTCTCGTGTGATTCATTTTGAGCTCCCGGCGGAGAACCCGGAGCGGGCGATGGCGTTTTACAGCCAGGTATTTGGCTGGCAGTTTCAGAAATGGGAAGGTCCGATGGACTACTGGCTGGTAACCACCGGCCCAGCGGAGGCATTTGGAATCAACGGAGGGCTAGCCGCCCAGCAGCCGGAGATGCCAAAGGCCCCGATTAATGTGATCGACGTGGTGGCAATCGACGATGCCATTGCGGCGGTCAAGGCGGCCGGGGGCACCATTACGATGGAGAAGCACGAGATCCCCGGTGTGGGCTGGCTGGCCTACTTCACCGACACGGAGGGGATTGTCTCGGGGCTGATGCAGCCGCTCCAAGGCCAGGAGGCCACCGGTGCTTGA
- a CDS encoding glycosyltransferase family 4 protein, producing MKRYAQELTQALLNLNTPGWQYESLTCHHVEPIAKLLPGNLGVQTAERLGRLVRYPLVAKQAKGDLFHILDHSHAHLIDSLTPERTLITCHDIIPLLASRGKIDIPVTPNARRNFPKIIANLERARAVLAISESTKANLLEYTKIPAEKIHVVYYGVNPRFTATPPNGQTREQERTGVLAEYKIPADARVLMHVGTTGRYKNNPALVKLLHALDPNTYLLRVGAPFYDDEEALVDSLGVRSRLIQAGKIYDDARLAAHYRAADLFVFPSIWEGFGWPPLEAMACGTPAVTSNVASLPEVVGSAGVTVGPHDHAALAAAVDSLLKDTSRLEALRVQAVAQAARFTWERCGSQTQAVYEKVTR from the coding sequence ATGAAGCGCTATGCGCAAGAGCTGACACAAGCCCTCCTCAACCTCAACACCCCTGGCTGGCAGTATGAGTCCCTCACCTGTCACCATGTCGAGCCCATCGCCAAGCTACTACCGGGCAACCTGGGGGTGCAGACTGCGGAGCGGCTGGGGCGGCTGGTGCGCTATCCGCTTGTCGCCAAGCAGGCAAAGGGCGATCTGTTCCACATCTTAGACCATAGCCACGCGCACTTGATCGACTCGCTCACGCCCGAGCGCACCCTGATCACCTGCCACGACATCATCCCCCTTCTGGCCAGCCGGGGCAAGATCGATATCCCGGTCACCCCCAACGCCCGCCGTAACTTCCCCAAGATAATCGCGAATCTCGAGCGCGCCCGCGCCGTGCTGGCGATCTCGGAGTCTACCAAGGCGAACCTGCTGGAGTACACCAAGATCCCCGCCGAGAAGATCCACGTGGTCTACTACGGGGTCAACCCGCGCTTCACCGCCACCCCGCCGAATGGTCAGACCCGGGAGCAGGAGCGCACTGGGGTGCTCGCGGAGTACAAGATTCCTGCCGATGCCCGGGTGCTGATGCATGTCGGAACCACGGGGCGCTATAAAAACAATCCCGCGCTGGTGAAGCTACTGCACGCCCTCGATCCCAATACCTACTTGCTCCGGGTGGGAGCGCCGTTCTACGACGACGAAGAGGCGCTGGTGGATAGCCTGGGAGTGCGCTCGCGGCTGATCCAAGCGGGGAAGATCTACGACGATGCCCGGCTGGCGGCACACTACCGCGCGGCGGACTTGTTTGTTTTTCCTTCAATTTGGGAAGGATTTGGCTGGCCGCCTCTGGAAGCCATGGCCTGCGGGACCCCCGCGGTCACCAGTAATGTCGCCTCGCTCCCGGAAGTGGTCGGGAGTGCGGGGGTGACAGTCGGCCCCCATGATCATGCTGCCCTGGCCGCTGCGGTCGACTCGCTCCTGAAGGACACTTCCCGCCTGGAAGCCCTGCGGGTTCAAGCGGTCGCGCAGGCCGCACGCTTCACCTGGGAGCGCTGCGGGAGCCAGACACAGGCGGTGTATGAGAAAGTGACACGATGA
- a CDS encoding SDR family NAD(P)-dependent oxidoreductase codes for MKVIITGVAGFIGGHAARRFLAQGAEVVGIDNLSRRGNAENLDELRQLPGKFTFVFGDIRNENDMMRVFAAHTDADVVLHLAGQVAVTTSVTNPRMDFEANALGTFNLLEATRQHCPTAAFLYSSTNKVYGGMEQIVIIEKDGRYAYRDIPEGMVEETPLDFHSPYGCSKGTGDQYVRDYARIYGLKTVVFRQSCIYGTHQFGIEDQGWVAWFTIATILGKPITLYGDGKQVRDVLWVDDLIDLYQAAIAKIDVAAGKVYNAGGGLANTMSLRELLSYLEELAGHPIRPAEAQWRPGDQKVFIADCTRVREELGWSPKVGPKEGVGRLWSWTHPNRALLEKVLG; via the coding sequence ATGAAGGTAATTATTACAGGAGTCGCCGGATTTATCGGTGGCCATGCGGCGCGACGGTTTCTCGCACAGGGTGCCGAGGTGGTGGGAATCGACAACCTCTCCCGGCGCGGCAACGCGGAGAACCTCGATGAGCTTCGCCAGCTTCCGGGCAAGTTCACGTTTGTCTTTGGCGATATCCGCAATGAAAACGACATGATGCGGGTCTTCGCCGCGCACACGGACGCAGACGTGGTGCTCCACCTTGCCGGCCAAGTCGCGGTGACAACCTCGGTGACCAACCCCCGCATGGACTTTGAGGCCAACGCGCTCGGGACCTTCAACCTCCTGGAGGCCACCCGCCAGCACTGCCCCACCGCCGCCTTTCTCTACTCGTCGACCAACAAGGTCTACGGCGGGATGGAGCAGATCGTCATTATCGAAAAAGACGGCCGCTATGCCTACCGCGATATCCCCGAGGGGATGGTCGAGGAGACCCCGCTAGACTTCCACTCCCCCTACGGCTGCTCCAAGGGCACCGGCGACCAGTATGTCCGGGACTACGCCCGCATCTACGGCCTCAAGACCGTGGTCTTCCGCCAGAGCTGTATCTACGGCACCCACCAGTTCGGGATCGAGGACCAAGGCTGGGTCGCCTGGTTCACGATCGCAACTATCCTGGGCAAGCCCATCACGCTCTACGGCGATGGCAAGCAGGTGCGTGATGTGCTCTGGGTGGACGATCTCATCGACCTCTACCAGGCCGCGATCGCCAAGATCGATGTCGCCGCGGGGAAGGTCTACAACGCGGGCGGTGGCCTCGCCAACACGATGTCCCTGCGTGAGCTCCTGAGCTACCTCGAAGAGCTCGCGGGCCATCCCATCCGCCCCGCCGAGGCACAGTGGCGCCCCGGCGACCAAAAAGTGTTTATCGCCGACTGCACCCGAGTCCGTGAAGAGCTCGGCTGGAGCCCCAAGGTCGGCCCGAAAGAAGGTGTCGGGCGGCTCTGGAGCTGGACCCACCCCAACCGCGCCCTCCTGGAAAAAGTGCTCGGATAG